A genomic window from Gossypium hirsutum isolate 1008001.06 chromosome D10, Gossypium_hirsutum_v2.1, whole genome shotgun sequence includes:
- the LOC107936440 gene encoding uncharacterized protein, producing the protein MPEEARNRRCKLLLVTSYCLKFIVTNLLQRKLFIFLRIEEKLFTVELGSPALVSLFPVLYLPSIPGGVVCKMLKQAIWKVLSKRVVSDSGDKLLLPCLYLPTTSFHAGQMGVGEYDQRENIRYGDS; encoded by the exons ATGCCAGAAGAAGCTAGAAATCGACGATGCAAGTTACTGCTGGTAACAAGTTATTGCTTAAAATTTATCGTAACAAATCTACTTCAAAGGAAGTTATTCATATTCCTTCGTATCGAAGAGAAGTTATTTACGGTGGAACTTGGTTCTCCAGCTCTCGTAAGTTTGTTCCCAGTTTTGTATTTGCCATCTATACCAG GGGGTGTTGTCTGTAAGATGTTGAAGCAAGCGATATGGAAGGTGTTGAGCAAAAGGGTAGTTTCAGATTCTGGTGATAAACTTCTTTTGCCTTGTTTGTACTTGCCCACGACTTCTTTTCACGCTGGACAG ATGGGGGTTGGAGAATATGATCAAAGGGAAAACATCAGATATGGTGATTCCTAG
- the LOC121222560 gene encoding ankyrin repeat-containing protein BDA1, with protein sequence MMEMIKLKPTFARKLNQAGFSPMHLALQNHRTHAVLRLLRFDEGLVRVKGREDLTPLHHVVQNENLNLLKKFLEVFPEAIEDMTVRDETVFHLSVKNDMFEAFQVLVGWLMRRWYESPRWEKELLSWPDIDGNTVLHIAAIRNRPRVVNVLLEHMRRDQINAKNLEGLTALDIQSQYPWNERQADKIIDMLSKAGGLSGSSSSLPNTSISSFHIESLKDKMSRSQKWATRPGQVRRVWYIRCVTHF encoded by the exons ATGATGGAGATGATCAAATTAAAGCCAACTTTTGCAAGAAAGCTAAACCAAGCTGGGTTTAGCCCCATGCACTTGGCTCTGCAAAATCACAGAACTCATGCAGTGCTTCGACTCCTCAGGTTTGATGAAGGCCTTGTCCGTGTCAAAGGTAGGGAGGACCTCACTCCTCTGCATCATGTGGTTCAAAATGAAAACTTGAATCTTTTGAAAAAGTTTCTTGAGGTTTTTCCTGAGGCTATTGAAGATATGACTGTTCGAGATGAGACGGTTTTCCATCTTTCTGTGAAAAACGACATGTTCGAAGCTTTCCAAGTCTTGGTGGGGTGGCTTATGAGACGCTGGTATGAGTCACCCCGATGGGAGAAAGAACTACTGAGTTGGCCAGACATTGATGGCAACACTGTTTTACACATTGCAGCTATCAGAAACAGACCTCGG GTGGTAAACGTATTGCTGGAACACATGAGGCGAGACCAAATCAATGCCAAAAATTTGGAGGGATTGACAGCACTAGATATCCAATCACAATACCCATGGAATGAAAGGCAAGCGGATAAGATTATAGATATGCTAAGCAAAGCAGGAGGTTTGAGTGGTTCCTCTTCCTCGCTTCCCAATACCTCCATCTCTTCATTCCACATCGAATCTTTAAAAGACAAGATGTCACGGTCTCAAAAATGGGCAACAAGACCAGGTCAAGTAAGAAGGGTATGGTACATTAGATGCGTAACACATTTCTAG
- the LOC107936438 gene encoding ankyrin repeat-containing protein BDA1, which translates to MDERMIGAAQTGDINILYELILNDPYVLQRIDDGPFFHTPLHVAASAGHIDFLMEMINLKPSFARKLNQAGFSPMHLALQNQKIQAVLRLLRFDEGLVRVKGREGFTPLHHVVQNGNVDFLIKFLEVCPEAIEDVTVRDETIFHLAVKNDRFQAFQVLVGWLIRSRHKAANRWEKELLSWADIDGNIVLHVAAIRNRPKVVKLLLKRLCADHINAKMLRD; encoded by the exons ATGGATGAGAGGATGATAGGTGCTGCACAAACAGGAGACATAAACATCTTGTATGAGTTAATTCTGAATGATCCATATGTTTTACAGCGTATCGATGATGGACCTTTTTTCCATACTCCTTTGCATGTAGCAGCCTCTGCAGGGCATATTGATTTTCTGATGGAGATGATCAACTTAAAGCCATCGTTTGCAAGAAAGCTAAACCAAGCTGGGTTTAGCCCCATGCACTTGGCTCTGCAAAATCAAAAAATTCAAGCAGTGCTTCGACTCCTCAGGTTTGATGAAGGCCTTGTTCGTGTCAAAGGGCGGGAGGGCTTCACTCCGTTGCATCATGTGGTTCAAAATGGAAATGTTGATTTTTTGATCAAGTTCCTTGAGGTTTGCCCCGAGGCTATTGAAGATGTGACTGTTCGAGATGAGACGATTTTCCATCTTGCCGTAAAAAATGACaggtttcaagctttccaagtcTTGGTGGGGTGGCTTATAAGGAGCCGCCATAAAGCTGCCAACCGTTGGGAGAAAGAACTTCTGAGTTGGGCAGACATTGATGGCAACATTGTTTTACATGTTGCTGCTATCAGAAACAGACCTAAG GTGGTAAAATTACTGCTGAAACGCTTGTGTGCTGACCATATCAATGCAAAAATGCTAAGGGATTGA